In Thermospira aquatica, the following proteins share a genomic window:
- a CDS encoding response regulator transcription factor, producing MSNEEIAAHLYISVDTVKKSVSQLYRKFDVNNRLELLQRIYLPQRHRIPPKG from the coding sequence ATGTCTAACGAGGAAATTGCAGCACATCTTTATATTTCTGTGGACACGGTGAAAAAAAGTGTTTCACAACTCTATAGGAAGTTTGATGTCAACAATCGACTTGAGCTTCTTCAGCGAATTTATCTCCCTCAGCGACATAGA